A portion of the Lolium rigidum isolate FL_2022 chromosome 1, APGP_CSIRO_Lrig_0.1, whole genome shotgun sequence genome contains these proteins:
- the LOC124690462 gene encoding 2-succinylbenzoate--CoA ligase, chloroplastic/peroxisomal-like has translation MANGHIAHCLGGILARRATAAVAVSGGLRLTGAELVDDVRGLAAGLWESGLRPGDVVAVVGFNSVDYMELLLAIPYIGAIIAPLNYRWSFEETTQALELVRPSAFIFDGSYSSWALWLMESKRFSTIGLYLTMGDPASTSEPANFVSLNHTKNTFRGTTVMEPVSAPSDVALICFTSGTTGRPKGVAISHTSLIVQSLAKIALVGYGEDDVYLHTAPLCHIGGISSCLAILMAGGCHVLIPKFDAKSATEAIREHKVTCFITVPAIMADLLSYAQKDKISRCGTVTKILNGGGGLSDELINGASHLFIHATIVSAYGMTEACSSLTFMPINKPEFHETKNKSSNQCEGVCVGKPAPHVEIQIGRDESNSSSSPMGKILTRGLHTMVGYWGNNMVATPESVRNGWLDTGDTGWIDRTGNLWLMGRQKGRIKSGGENVYPEEVELVLSQHSGVAKAVVFGVPDSRLGEKIVACVSIRNNWRWVGARAEHEGEGKEVSAQILQEHCRIKNLSRFKVPKIYYQWSRPFPVTTTGKIKREELKAEILACTQLRSSL, from the exons ATGGCAAACGGCCACATCGCCCATTGCCTCGGCGGCATCCTTGCCAGGCGGGCCACCGCTGCCGTCGCTGTCTCCGGCGGCCTCCGCCTGACCGGCGCGGAGCTCGTCGACGACGTGCGCGGGCTGGCCGCCGGCCTATGGGAGAGTGGTCTCCGTCCAGGcgacgtcgtcgccgtcgtcggcttcAACAG CGTTGACTACATGGAGCTCTTGCTGGCCATCCCTTACATCGGAGCAATCATCGCCCCTCTCAACTACCGCTGG AGCTTCGAGGAGACGACACAGGCGCTAGAGCTTGTGCGGCCTTCGGCGTTCATCTTTGATGGAAGTTACAGCTCATGGGCGCTCTGGTTGATGGAGAGCAAGAGATTCTCAACCATTGGTCTTTACCTCACAATGGGGGACCCTGCCAGCACTAGCGAACCTGCAAACT TCGTGTCGCTTAATCATACCAAGAACACTTTCAGAGGAACTACGGTGATGGAGCCTGTGTCGGCTCCAAGCGATGTAGCTTTGATATGTTTTACATCTG GAACCACTGGACGGCCAAAGGGCGTAGCAATAAGCCATACATCTTTGATCGTTCAATCCCTTGCGAAAATCGCCCTTGTCGGCTACGGTGAGGATGAT GTCTACCTGCATACAGCCCCCCTGTGCCATATCGGAGGGATCTCCTCATGCTTGGCCATCCTGATGGCTGGAGGCTGCCATGTCCTGATACCTAAATTTGACGCAAAATCGGCTACTGAAGCCATCCGGGAACACAAAGTGACCTGTTTCATTACCGTTCCCGCAATCATGGCTGACCTACTGTCCTATGCTCA GAAAGACAAGATATCAAGGTGCGGGACAGTGACCAAGATCCTCAATGGTGGTGGGGGGCTGTCAGATGAGCTCATAAATGGAGCGTCTCACTTATTTATTCATGCTACTATCGTTTCAGCTTATG GGATGACTGAAGCTTGTTCATCTCTGACATTCATGCCTATCAACAAGCCAGAATTTCATGAAACCAAGAACAAGTCAAGCAACCAATGTGAAGGCGTGTGTGTTGGAAAGCCAGCACCGCATGTCGAGATACAAATTGGTAGAGATGAAAGTAACAGTAGTTCTTCACCAATGGGGAAAATCTTGACAAGAGGCTTGCACACAATGGTTGGATACTGGGGGAATAATATGGTTGCCACACCAGAATCTGTCAGGAATGGATGGCTTGACACTGGGGACACTGGGTGGATAGATAGAACTGGTAATTTATGGCTCATGGGGCGACAAAAAGGTCGAATCAAAAGCGGAGGGGAAAATGTTTATCCGGAAGAG GTAGAGTTAGTACTATCACAACACTCAGGGGTAGCTAAAGCTGTGGTTTTTGGTGTACCGGATAGTCGTCTTGGGGAGAAAATTGTTGCATGTGTTAGCATCAGGAATAACTGGAGGTGGGTTGGTGCAAGGGCTGAGCACGAAGGAGAAGGTAAAGAAGTGTCAGCGCAGATCCTTCAAGAACACTGCAGGATAAAAAATCTGAGCAG ATTCAAGGTGCCAAAGATATATTATCAGTGGAGCAGGCCGTTTCCGGTGACCACCACAGGGAAAATTAAAAGAGAGGAGCTGAAGGCTGAGATCTTGGCATGCACGCAGCTACGTAGCAGTTTGTAG